A genomic region of Candidatus Methanoperedens sp. contains the following coding sequences:
- a CDS encoding carboxypeptidase-like regulatory domain-containing protein — translation MKILENITSGYKKAATGIAIVSVLALMYIALIPGSSLAYVYGPDGGLLAGAFVFIKEWPQYNDTTDIGGSYAINEMPIGEYTLVAMGNDSYAPNVTSINVTEGNTNFHDIQLKSANHFFLPFLYKTTGSVYDSKVQLMNNGTSNASVELTYYFLNGTVAGNDVYMVQPGKLWNKDVYEITGATGSLFVGSAIVKSELPIKSGGYIKTIQKDVYSLASSFSDSDIGTNVTIPFLYNGGNYDSGLQVINPGNTTATVTVKLYYINGTQAATTTYTLDPKKLGPTTITSLLPGVFFIGSSTVTSNLPIAAQGYIRTSASGIYSIAPALSNTVTTAYIPFVYNGNYYDSGLQVFNPGNVPAQITVSLYYVNGTKAANTTYILPPKNLVGTTVSSLIPGVLFVGSSEIISNQSVVAQGYIRTSASNVYSVAPQVRKPGSIGDVNVPFLYNTASHNSGIQAVNPNSAAASVNVRYYYTNGTQAGSYSGTVGPYGLAGVTVSSVVPGDFTGYSVVSANQSIVAQGYIRQATDNIYSIAPPVEK, via the coding sequence ATGAAAATATTGGAAAATATTACAAGCGGTTATAAGAAGGCCGCAACAGGAATAGCAATTGTATCAGTTCTGGCATTAATGTATATCGCATTGATCCCCGGGTCTTCATTAGCGTATGTTTATGGACCCGACGGCGGATTATTAGCAGGGGCGTTTGTCTTTATTAAGGAGTGGCCGCAGTATAATGACACGACAGATATTGGTGGATCGTATGCAATCAATGAAATGCCGATCGGTGAATATACATTAGTTGCAATGGGGAATGATTCGTATGCTCCGAATGTTACAAGTATAAATGTTACAGAGGGGAATACGAATTTCCATGATATACAATTGAAGTCTGCAAACCATTTTTTCCTGCCATTCCTTTACAAAACTACAGGCAGTGTATATGATTCTAAAGTTCAGTTGATGAATAATGGAACATCGAATGCTTCAGTTGAATTAACATACTATTTCCTTAATGGAACAGTTGCAGGTAACGATGTTTATATGGTCCAACCTGGAAAATTATGGAATAAAGATGTTTATGAAATAACGGGAGCAACGGGCTCGTTATTTGTAGGATCTGCAATTGTTAAATCTGAATTGCCAATAAAGAGTGGTGGATATATTAAAACAATACAAAAGGACGTATATTCACTTGCCTCATCATTCTCTGATAGTGATATCGGGACAAATGTGACTATTCCATTCCTTTATAATGGAGGAAATTATGATTCTGGATTGCAGGTCATCAACCCCGGGAATACAACAGCAACTGTGACAGTTAAATTATATTATATAAATGGAACTCAGGCGGCTACTACTACCTATACATTGGATCCAAAGAAGCTAGGTCCAACGACAATTACTTCATTGCTGCCAGGTGTATTTTTTATAGGTTCATCAACGGTAACTTCTAATCTACCTATTGCTGCTCAGGGTTATATCCGTACATCGGCATCAGGCATATACAGTATTGCACCAGCACTAAGCAACACAGTAACAACTGCGTATATCCCGTTTGTTTATAATGGCAATTACTATGATTCCGGATTGCAGGTATTCAACCCAGGAAATGTACCTGCACAGATTACTGTTAGTTTATATTATGTAAATGGAACTAAGGCAGCTAATACAACGTATATATTACCTCCAAAGAATCTGGTTGGAACAACAGTTTCATCCTTGATTCCAGGGGTGTTATTCGTAGGATCTTCAGAAATTATATCTAACCAATCAGTTGTAGCTCAGGGATATATAAGAACATCTGCATCAAATGTTTACAGTGTTGCACCGCAGGTTAGGAAACCCGGATCAATCGGAGATGTCAATGTGCCATTCTTATATAATACCGCAAGCCACAACTCTGGGATACAAGCAGTTAATCCCAATAGTGCGGCTGCTAGTGTAAATGTTAGATATTACTACACTAACGGCACTCAAGCCGGTAGTTATTCAGGGACTGTTGGTCCATATGGTCTGGCTGGTGTAACTGTTTCATCGGTCGTGCCTGGTGACTTCACAGGATATTCGGTCGTATCTGCAAATCAATCAATTGTAGCCCAGGGATATATAAGACAAGCAACAGATAATATCT